The following is a genomic window from Bacilli bacterium PM5-9.
TTCGCTAAATGAGTATTCTAAAGCAATTAATAATGAAAATGATTTTAACAAGATGTATGATGAATGGAAAAACAATTATAATTATATAATTAGAAAACCTAAATGTGATTATCCATATATTATAAGAAATTATCGAAAAGAAGATTTTGATTTTTTATCTCTAGATTATAAAAAATTTAGATTGAAAATAAAGAAGAAAAAGACACCATTTTTTTTGAGAGAATATTTACCTGTTGTTGAAAAAGATGGAAAAATTATAGAATTTATATATTAAGAAAAGGTAGGGAGTGGCAGTATGCATAATGATGTAAAAAAAATATTAATTAATGAAGAACAAATTATTAATCGAACAAAGGAAATTGCTATGGAGATTAATAATGATTACAAAGGTGAAAGAATTACACTTGTAGGATTACTAAGTGGTAGTGTTCCATTCCTTGCTGAATTGATGAAACATATTAAAGTTGATTGTGAAATTGATTTTATGGATGTTAGTAGCTATCGTGGAACTCAAAGTACAGGTGAAGTTAGAATTTTAAAAGATTTAACTAAACCAATCGATAGCACAAATGTTATTATTGTTGAAGATATCATTGATACAGGAAAAACATTGAAAGTTGTAAAAGAAATCTTAGAGAATAGAGGTACAAAATCTTTAAAAATTGCTACATTATTAGATAAACCTGAGGGTAGAGTTGTTGAATGTAGTGCAGATTATATTGGATTTACTATTCCAAATGAGTTTGTAATTGGGTTTGGACTTGATTATGATGAATTATATCGTAATTTACCATACGTTGGTGTTTTACGAGAAGAATGTTATATGTAAGGTGGATATAGATGAAAAACAAAAGAGGGAATTATGGCTTTCTAGTAATGGGATTAGTCATTATGGCATTTCTATTTTATAGTACGTTTAATAGTACATCTAGAGTAGAAAAATTGAATTACAATCAATTAATTAAAACATTAGAAACTAAAAATGTTAAATCAATTTTAGTAAGAAACTCTAATGGTGTTTTAGTTGTTGATGGTAGTATAAAAGTAACAGATGATCCTAAAGCAACTGTTAAAGAACAAAAGTTTCAAGGAAAAACGCCAAATACAACTGAACAATATAATCAAATAATTGATGTTGCAAATAAAAATAATATTACA
Proteins encoded in this region:
- a CDS encoding hypoxanthine phosphoribosyltransferase (product_source=KO:K00760; cath_funfam=3.40.50.2020; cog=COG0634; ko=KO:K00760; pfam=PF00156; smart=SM00740; superfamily=53271; tigrfam=TIGR01203), yielding MHNDVKKILINEEQIINRTKEIAMEINNDYKGERITLVGLLSGSVPFLAELMKHIKVDCEIDFMDVSSYRGTQSTGEVRILKDLTKPIDSTNVIIVEDIIDTGKTLKVVKEILENRGTKSLKIATLLDKPEGRVVECSADYIGFTIPNEFVIGFGLDYDELYRNLPYVGVLREECYM